The genomic segment CTTCGAAGATGCTAACAAGCCTCGGCATGTATGTAAACTACATAAATAtctttatggcttgaaacaaGCGACACGTGCCTCGTTTGACAGGCTTAAGAACACTCTTCTCAGCTGGCATTTCCTCAATTCACGGGTTGATTCTTCATTGTTCTGTTACAACTCAGGTGGCATTATCACCATCGTCCTCATCTATGTAGACAATATTGTGGTCACGGGGAATAACATTACTAAAATTAAAGGGTTCACAACCAACTTAAACAGGACCTTTGCATTGAAGGACCTTGCGATTTGAATTACTTCTTGGGAATTGAAGTGTTTCGGGACAACACAGGTATGTATCTCACGCAATATAAGTATATTGAGGACCTACTATAGCAAAGAAACATGACTAATACCAAATCGTGCCCAACGCCAATGGCCACGGGGAAGCCATTGTCGATCCATGATGGTGATCTTTTGAATGAGTCAAGCCTGTATAGAAGCATTCTTGGCGGATTGCAATATCTCACTCATACGAGACCGGACATTAACTTTGTTGTTAATAAGTTAAGCCAATTTATTAAAGCCCCAACAACAGTCCATTGGAGTGCTGTCAAGCGAGTGTTAAGATATCTTAATGGCACGATAGATTGTGGTCTTCATATTAAATACAGTGAGCATCTTGATATTACTGGGTTTTCGGATGCGGATTGGGCATGTTGCCCTGATGACAGAAAATTCGTTGCTGCCTATTGTGTGTATCTTGGAGATACTCTAGTGTCATGGTCCTCAAGGAAGCAAGTCATTGTGTCTTAGTCAAGCATGAAGTCTGAATATCGAGCACTAGCTCATGTTGCGGCAGAAATCTCATGGATACTAGGAGTTCTTCAAGAACTTAGAATGCCTTGCTCGAATGTTCCCGTGACTTGGTGTGACAACCTTGGTGCAATTGCGCTGGCCTCGAATCCTGTATACCACGCACGGACCAAACATATTGAATTGGACATACAATTTGTTCGAAACAAAGTGCTGGAAAAACAACTTGAAGTAAAATTTATCCCATCTCACGATCAATTAGCTGACTGTTTAACTAAAAGCCCAACACCAACCAGATTTCATTTCCTAATCGACAAACTTGGAGTCACACACTCCCCGTTGCATTTGAGAGGAGGTGTTGAGAAATAGGAAATAGCAATAGTCATTGGTGCAAGGTTGTGGTGGTTGTGGTCCCAGAAATTGGTTACTAAATATTCTGCCTGTGTGCAAATTATTTGCTGTCATATTGTGATGTACGATTCTGTTATGATTGTACAAATATTAGTTGTATTTTTCTTATATACGTGTCTGTTGCTAATTTATTCTTGTACCCCAAAGTTCAATATAAATATTTGATGAGCTGAGCTTTACAATCAATACCGCATTTCCTTTCTCTGttctttttttgttttcaatATGCTCCTTGtggttttgtaaaaaaaattaattgagcAATCTCTTTTTTCCCAATTCcttctttgtaattttttttcttgttgTCTGATTTGAATAAGTATATAATTTAATAGGTTTGGTCTTGGTGGTAGATCATTTTATGGTGATTGGCCTATCGTTTTATACTTTACGTCgaatatttaattgtttatatatGTTGGGTGTTTTGCGGCAAAAATATTTAAGTAGCTCAAAGTTATAGTAAGTATACTCAATTTTTTTAACGATAAAATAGCATCAATATTTAGATGCATTAGAAGTATTTATTATTAGTTTACTAACATAGCAGTGTGTGATTGGTTCAAATTACATAAAATTGATTTATTGTTTAAGATTGTTGATATGAGATTTGTTGATGCGAgtcaagtttaatttttttttttttttttagatttgtgattttattttaatttattgcaAGATTTGTGATGTTGTTAGTCtaaatttgttgtattttatatgtatgtttatttgATATTAGCATATTTGTTGTATTTGTTTGGTCAAGATTCTCATGAACGTACACATGAACATATATGAGTATAGTTGACAATTTGTTAATTTGAATggattttttaaataataaatcaattttatttaatttgtatcAATTACACAATACCATGTCACTTCAACATGTAACGGCGGAATCTAACTGCATGTACTTACGATACAGCTAAATATTAGGTAAtcttattgaaaaataaatagTACTGCAACTTTGAGTAAAGAAATAATATAAAGATCTTATTACGATCAATACAGTAATAATAAGTTAATGTTTATTTAGTATTTAGAATTTATATTAATTGTACAACATTGAGATCATAAACTTTTGaagaaaaacaaaatatttattttgtcCCTTCCAGTATCTTTATGTATGAAGATAATAAATTATAATTGGTAATATTGACTGATCATCATGTAGTTGAAAgatatgtgaaaaaaaaaatcattgttccatatttaaattttaatatttatttgaataggGTAAGTTATAAAAGTTTGTAACTTATGAATATTATAAATTGATTTTCTTATAGTCAAATTAATTAAGTTATATTTAGATTTGTTTCGTTAgtccaaatattttttttatagaaactatatttattagaaatttaagTATTTTCACACTAAATATCTttacatttttaatttttatattataaaaggCTATTTATTTTAATGAGTTTAGTAAAAATATTACTTGGTATGTCTATCATAATTTGCTTATAtgtagatttattattattattttaaatattggGATATCCATAACTTTAG from the Humulus lupulus chromosome X, drHumLupu1.1, whole genome shotgun sequence genome contains:
- the LOC133805562 gene encoding uncharacterized mitochondrial protein AtMg00810-like, with the translated sequence MATGKPLSIHDGDLLNESSLYRSILGGLQYLTHTRPDINFVVNKLSQFIKAPTTVHWSAVKRVLRYLNGTIDCGLHIKYSEHLDITGFSDADWACCPDDRKFVAAYCVYLGDTLVSWSSRKQVIVS